Proteins encoded together in one Pseudomonadota bacterium window:
- a CDS encoding Lrp/AsnC family transcriptional regulator, translating to MRVRRDALGLDDIDRRILKVLQADCKTPLAKVGEAVGLSAPSIVERVRRLEHEGFVLGYHARLDARRLGMEVTAFVGVALAHPEPPETFDSQLAEFRRRLADFGNVMECHHVTGNYTLLIKLKTRSTSSLQGFIGQLRSLPAVQRTETNVVLSTLSERIDLIVDAPTERGSRTRGEPGPAGKAKPDGGNDEAPAGT from the coding sequence ATGAGAGTTCGGCGAGACGCGCTTGGCCTGGATGATATCGATCGCCGCATCCTCAAGGTCCTGCAGGCGGACTGCAAAACGCCGCTAGCCAAGGTGGGCGAGGCGGTTGGCCTGTCGGCCCCGTCGATCGTGGAGCGGGTACGGCGCCTCGAGCACGAGGGTTTCGTTCTGGGATACCATGCTCGACTCGACGCGCGCCGTCTGGGCATGGAGGTGACCGCTTTCGTGGGTGTCGCCCTGGCACACCCGGAGCCACCCGAAACGTTCGATTCGCAGCTTGCCGAGTTTCGCCGCCGCCTGGCCGACTTCGGCAACGTGATGGAATGCCACCACGTAACGGGCAACTACACGCTGCTGATCAAGCTCAAGACGCGAAGCACCTCCTCGCTGCAGGGATTCATCGGCCAGCTGCGGTCGTTGCCAGCCGTGCAACGCACGGAAACCAACGTGGTGCTATCGACGCTCAGCGAGCGCATCGATCTGATCGTGGACGCTCCCACCGAGCGTGGATCCCGCACCCGGGGCGAGCCAGGGCCCGCGGGCAAGGCTAAGCCGGACGGCGGCAACGACGAGGCCCCGGCAGGCACGTAG
- a CDS encoding quinone-dependent dihydroorotate dehydrogenase: MLYRRLIRPLLYTLPPETAHLLVLRLLRVGQELPGLCLFTERLLRRGSEASKVRVFGRELASPIGLAAGFDKDAEVYRIMGALGFGFVEIGTVTAESQPGNPRPRLFRLPQDRALVNRMGFNSSGAQAVARKIGQRAAGDPMLGINIGKSKATAPKLALLDYERCAKRLGPLADYLVINVSSPNTPRLRDLQAPQELKPLLAHVQAVLRHEVGGRQVPLLVKIAPDLSDAEIDALADLALDMGLAGIVATNTTTHREGLRSSAAEVARCGAGGLSGPPLRQRALAVLERLRERVSDRLVLIAAGGVETAQDVWERLHAGATLVQLYTALVYEGPLVAHHLGRQLATLG, encoded by the coding sequence ATGCTTTATCGGCGCCTCATTCGGCCGTTGCTGTATACCTTGCCGCCCGAGACGGCACACCTGTTGGTCTTGCGGCTGCTGCGCGTGGGGCAGGAGCTGCCGGGGCTGTGCTTGTTCACCGAGCGTCTACTCCGCCGCGGATCGGAAGCAAGCAAGGTTCGGGTGTTCGGGCGCGAGCTGGCGAGCCCCATCGGGCTTGCCGCAGGCTTCGACAAGGACGCCGAAGTGTACCGGATCATGGGTGCGCTCGGTTTTGGTTTCGTGGAGATTGGTACCGTCACTGCCGAGTCCCAACCGGGCAACCCGAGACCCCGCCTGTTCCGACTGCCCCAGGACCGAGCTCTGGTGAACCGGATGGGCTTCAACAGCAGCGGCGCCCAGGCGGTGGCTCGCAAGATCGGGCAGCGGGCCGCCGGCGATCCCATGCTGGGGATCAACATCGGCAAGAGTAAGGCAACGGCGCCCAAGCTGGCCTTGTTGGACTACGAGCGTTGCGCAAAACGCCTGGGGCCGCTGGCTGACTATCTGGTGATAAACGTCAGCTCCCCCAACACGCCGCGTTTGCGTGACCTGCAGGCCCCGCAGGAGCTCAAGCCTCTGCTGGCTCATGTGCAGGCCGTCCTGCGCCACGAGGTCGGCGGGCGGCAAGTCCCCTTGTTGGTCAAGATCGCTCCCGACCTATCCGATGCTGAGATCGACGCCCTGGCCGACCTCGCACTCGATATGGGTCTCGCGGGCATCGTGGCCACCAACACCACTACCCATAGAGAGGGCCTGCGTTCCTCCGCCGCGGAAGTTGCGCGCTGCGGGGCCGGGGGCCTATCGGGGCCGCCCCTCAGGCAGCGGGCGCTGGCGGTGCTCGAGCGCTTGCGCGAACGGGTGAGCGACCGCTTGGTGCTGATAGCGGCCGGCGGTGTCGAAACTGCGCAGGATGTGTGGGAGCGCCTGCATGCTGGCGCCACCCTGGTACAGCTATATACGGCCCTGGTCTACGAGGGGCCTCTTGTAGCTCACCACCTTGGCCGCCAGTTGGCCACGCTCGGATAG
- a CDS encoding porin, with protein sequence MWVVGSLILSQTTAVQAQPAVTSTGLQWMAFSDTYFQESIHNPHERTQFAAHRGAVRYNRFAINCLGVYAQFHSQRFGAKVKITPYETFPGSTCAPFKAYALWTPTPGVELTFGKFPTFFGVEAVESWENFNYTRGAVAVLAQPDAFAGMRLEFRATEKFGMNLLITNGPDLGHDNNQLLSFGAQAVFQPSPYFTAKLGYLGGPEEPESFHDHNTGMSVPNLGYEERWTHRGDLVLEAAIGAVALKLNGVLGVRLEPGRDAHTPAPPDPAAENFFALAASGRISVSDTMSFSLRGEYISDPKRWLYQPNLALEHPFEPLTGYFATVTLEYIPFPDVGNPVIRWDNRFELVSESMYYIGNQQHELSRNWFGSILGIVVHLHG encoded by the coding sequence ATGTGGGTTGTAGGGTCCCTGATCCTGAGCCAGACAACCGCTGTGCAGGCGCAGCCCGCGGTGACCAGCACGGGTCTGCAGTGGATGGCCTTTTCCGACACGTACTTTCAGGAGAGCATCCACAACCCTCACGAGAGGACCCAGTTTGCTGCCCACCGCGGCGCCGTACGCTACAATCGCTTCGCTATCAACTGCCTGGGCGTGTACGCGCAGTTTCACAGCCAGCGCTTTGGCGCGAAGGTCAAGATCACGCCCTACGAGACCTTCCCGGGAAGCACCTGCGCTCCGTTCAAGGCCTACGCGCTGTGGACCCCGACACCCGGCGTCGAGCTCACGTTCGGCAAGTTCCCGACATTCTTTGGCGTGGAAGCGGTAGAGAGCTGGGAGAACTTCAACTACACGCGCGGCGCGGTGGCGGTCCTGGCCCAGCCCGATGCGTTTGCAGGTATGCGGCTCGAGTTTCGGGCCACCGAGAAATTCGGTATGAACCTGCTCATCACCAACGGGCCCGACTTGGGCCACGACAACAACCAGCTGCTCAGTTTTGGCGCGCAGGCGGTGTTCCAGCCCAGCCCGTATTTCACGGCCAAGCTCGGCTACCTCGGAGGACCCGAGGAGCCCGAGAGCTTTCACGACCACAACACCGGTATGAGCGTGCCGAACCTGGGCTACGAGGAGCGCTGGACCCACCGCGGTGATCTAGTGCTGGAGGCAGCCATCGGCGCTGTCGCGCTCAAGCTCAACGGGGTGCTCGGGGTGCGCCTGGAACCGGGGCGCGACGCCCACACGCCGGCACCGCCTGACCCCGCAGCCGAGAATTTCTTTGCCCTTGCAGCCTCGGGCCGGATCTCGGTGAGCGACACCATGTCCTTTTCGCTGCGCGGGGAATACATCAGCGACCCCAAGCGCTGGCTCTACCAGCCCAATCTGGCGCTCGAGCACCCGTTTGAACCGCTGACCGGCTACTTCGCCACGGTGACCCTCGAGTACATTCCGTTCCCCGATGTGGGCAACCCCGTGATTCGCTGGGACAACCGCTTCGAGCTGGTGTCGGAGTCCATGTACTACATCGGAAACCAGCAGCACGAGCTGTCGAGAAACTGGTTCGGCTCGATCCTGGGAATCGTCGTGCACCTGCACGGCTGA